A window of Schistocerca serialis cubense isolate TAMUIC-IGC-003099 chromosome 1, iqSchSeri2.2, whole genome shotgun sequence genomic DNA:
CAATGCTCTTGCacttatccttattttgctttaatggcaacggccttgccgcgttggtaccaccggttcccgtcagatcaccgaagttaagcgctgtcgggctgggcttacacttggatgggtgaccttccggtctgccgagcgctgttggcaagcggggtgcactcagcccttgtgagccaaacagaggagctacttgattgagaagtagcggctccggtctcggaaactgacatatggccgggagagcggtgtgctgaccacatgcccctcaataaccgcatccagtgacgcctgtgggctgagggtgacacggcggccagtcggtagctttgggccttcatggcctgtacgTGGGGAGTTcagttttttagttttattttgcttTTATAGCGTTTAGTTTCGCttagttttattatttttagatGTGGATGTGGCTGTAGATTACAGCAGAAATCGAtaactttaaaaataaaacaaattattttcgtCAAGTACAATTAAAGAAGAAGGAAGGATCAGTTTTCATTGACGGCCTTCTCAAAACTGTGTCGCACGTTCTGTTATTACATTCAACAACTGAGGTCGTGTTGTATCCAGAAGATTTAAGACGTTACCATCACGAAACATTTCTCTGAATAATCGAGTAAGGCAATTTTCACGAAAGACAGAACAATCTGCCTCGAATCCTTGATCCTAAAACTTGTTTTAATCGCTTTTATCTCCCAGTCCTCGTTAAAAACTAGCACCtgtgttccagaatgaaattttcactctgcagcggagtgtgcgctgatatgaaacttcctggcagattcaaactgtgtgccggactaagttcgagtctcagttcggcacacagttttaatctgccaggaagtttcatgttagcaCCTGTGTTAATCACTTGTATGTCCCAGTCCTTACATGCACAGTAGGCTGAAATCTATTACTATGGAGTTGAGAAATTCTGAGTAACTCAGTCATGGCTTCCCATTGGGCGTGTAGCAGTCTCTTTGCCATCGTATCGTGTTTGTCTCTTTTACCGTTGGCAGACAGTGAGGAACAACGTTCAGTGTCCTCACAGTGTTTTAAATTTACTCTCTTAAAATGATTATTCAGATGGCCCTGCCCTTGCTTTTATCGTCTTGCTGCATTCACCTGTATTTTTCGGGTATGTCTTGCAGTTTTGTTTATTATGTAGTAAAATTAGTTTTAGTCGTTAGAATGTCACCACATTGTCAGCTAATAAAATCCTCAAATCACAATGAAAGACTAGTACGTATCCTAAACTCATCACTGTAAACTATATAGGCCTATCGAAGACAATTTTTTGTATTGGCTGTCAGTATAAAATAGCAGACAGTGAACGCCCACCTGAAACGACTGTATCGCGCAGTTGCTGAGTTTTATTACGGAAATTCCCACAAGTAGAGGAGCAATTAGCACCTACCAGCGTTTTCAAAGTAATGAGCGGGGAAGCCCACCGACCGCTCTGTACTCTGTAAGAACATCTTACTCCATTCTGCCACGTGACTTGCCGCTGAGTGAAGCTGACTTCAGCCGAAATACATTTTCGAAATGTaagaaacgaattttttttttttttttgagcttgcTCTAGACGCTTCGAAAGTACCTTCTCATTGTCTCAGGCTTTGTGATCTTTCAGCCATTCGTCTGCCTTCTCTAACGAGGATACGCTGGTTCCCCTAGGACTCAATGGCATGACAATGACACTCAAAACCGCCCTTCGGCCACGGGAACGCACAACATAATTTTGGGTCAATTACTTTACTGTGGTTGTGAAAGTCTGTCATTGGAATATCTACCTGGCACATACTTCTTGGAATTAGGCGAGACCATCAAGAATGAAGGTTTTCTCCAACGCTACCTCTTTTTGTGCCGGCACTGTCTATTGGAGTTACAATGTTAACGCGTCACAAAGATACAGACTGCTTTAGAAGTATTgtgatttagttttttttttttttttaatgtagataCTCAAAAGAAAAAACTTAATTCATATTATAGCAGTTAAAAAGACGCCAAAGAACTACGATTACATTAGTGACCGTAAGGAGGACGAAGGAAAGAAGcgtcggccactgtgaccgagcggttctaggcgctcgagttcggaaccgcgctgctgctacggtcgcaggttcgaatcctgcctctgtttGTTGTGACTGAGATTGTGCACGGTAGGGACACTGGTCTAGTGTTCCAGAGGGCGATGGTCTGCCTATCCATACCTACGTTTCTTGTAGTCACACAACATCACTTAAAGTTAATGTAGGGATCgttcctcagcagtttggtgccataggaacttaccacctcaTTAATAAGATTTTCAATTCAATTTGATTACATTTTGAGCGTAGTAAGAGCCATGATAGAGGTTCGTCTCTAATTACAACCTTGTAGCAACTGGATGTCACCAGAAGGGAAAGAAAGATTTATGGAGCTATATTTTAGTATTGTCACTATTGTAGTTAAGTTTTACAATGAAAATTATCACTGAAAAAATGAAAGCTTTTAAAACACTGACATGATCTttgattagccggccggtgtggccgtgcggttgaaggcgcttcagtctggaaccgcgtgaccgctacggtcgcaggttcgaatcctgcctcgggcatggatgtgtgtgatgtccttaggttagttaggtttaattagttctaagttctaggcgactgatgacctcagaagttaagtcgcatagtgctcggagccattttgatcTTTGATTAGTGAAATGCTATTTATTCTCTCTTCCGTTACACTGAATCACGAAATTCAATTTTTGCACTGACATGTTATACTGGATGATGTGTCAGTTTTTCATCAATGGCTGTTTCCACGTTTTGTACTGCGTTTGTTAAGTAATGTGTTATTATTGATCCTCGATTGCTTGTTTAACAACACTGAGTTTTTGGTGTCATTAAATTGTCAGTAAAAGCAAGAATTTACTAAACATTACAAATTCCCTAGAGAACAACAAGTAACAACTGCCAACTTAAAAAGCTAAGCGAATACGTGTAAGATACTCTTAGAAAGATGTTCAAGTAATGGTCTATTTTAGAATACACATGATTTGTGACTTGTGAAAAAGTGAAACCTTCTGCGCTCCTGCATCTTCTCATTTCCTTTTGCACAAGTGAACGTATTGAAAACTCAACCTAGTGCTATCTGGCGACTTTCATAAGGTAGTTATGTTCATTTTATGAAGCAGGAATTGGAATGATTGACGAAGGAATTAGGGTAGACTCAAGAAGTAAACGACACGGATTTTcataaaaattgtatttaataaatataaatagtattcaaataaataaataggcAGGTACAAAAGAGCGTAGTACAAAATACATATATCGTGGGACTAGCATGTCTAGCCTAAGGCTCACTGGGAATGTGTACACGTCCGCTCATACGTACACAGGACGCGAATCAGTCAGGCAGTGGTTGCGCTCTCCGGGAACCGAACCCCGGTCACGCACGGAGTAATACTGACACCACCGTGGCACGCACTGGTCTGGCTCAGTCTGCTGCACACCGTGAGAAATCCCCTGAGTTCGAAGTGGAACACCTCTCCATTCCAAGCGCTCGGCGCAGCACGCCGATTGCAAAGGGAGCACACGTCTTCCTCGTACACTGTGCGCCAGACCAGTTTCACTGTACATTTCAGAGCGAAACAAAAGGCACTTTCGTTGAAGCTCGAAGCACTGAAGCCCTTCGAAGGATATTtcagtctttgtttttttttatttttacaaaatttttcttcagttgtgGTACTTACTATGTACACACACTATGAGAAACCTGGAGATCGTCTCCAGTGACACAACACAGccttcataacaaaaaaaaaaaaaaaaaatatcggtgAGTTAGAAAACTCACGAATAAGGCACGTGAAAATGCGCCATTTAATGAAGAAACAAAAAATGCAACTTCTCATTTCATCCTCGATGAGATACTTCGTTATATGTCTGCACCGACCCGGGTGCTTATGAGAAATTAACAATACTCCAGTGTAGACACAGCAGCTGGTGGTGAACGCACGTGGATAGCGTCGGCCGTGATGACCCGACTCCAGCGGCCCACCGCGCAGCCGCCTGTTACTCACTGGGAATCACAACCGGTAACGGGTTCCGCAGACTGGGAAGGCACTCTAGTGGAGCGGACTCGGCTGCAGGCTCGAGCTGTCTGGAGGGCGTTGGCCGCGCCCTGCGGGGGCGGCATTACGGTGGCTGGCTGTGGCTCTGGCTGTAACTGTGGGTGTGGGTGTAGGCGGACTGCGGCGAGACGCCCGCACTGTGCACGGGCACCGGCACCACGAACACCTCCAGCTTGTCCTTCTCGTCGGTGACGCCGTAGCACAGCGAGTCGTAGGGCGGCGGCGCGAACATGCTGTAGGGCGGGGGCGGCGGCCCTTCAGCCACGGCGGGCAGCCTCGGGGGCTCGTCCAGGCCCGCCCCCGCACCCCCGGCGGCGCCCGCGGCCTGGCTGCCCGCCGGTTTGTGGCAGCAGCACTCGCTGCAGCTCACCGCCAGGAAGAACGCCACCAGACCGCCGAACGATCCGATGTACCACACCAGCGACCACGGGTCCAGCTGCTTCGGCTTGTCGTTACCGTCTGCAAGAAGAGAGAAGTTCTATCTAAGTACACAAGTTACTCACAGTAAGTCTACTGCCTAAGGGGAATGCTTGAAGCTGAGGAATTATACAGGATGCAGGTCAAGTGATCAGGCGTTGAAGTGTGAGCACATGGATGCGAAACGGGTAATCTACACTGACAGGCGTTGTCAACTCACAagaggaaggcctcagacacggccaatcgattcggctcaaatttgacaGGTCGCTTGTATACAACCTAAAACGAGGGAATGTAAGATATTTTGGGCCAACAACCCCGCGTTTTTTAGAAAATCATCCATAAAGGTAATGACTAGGAATCGAGGATAATTGTAAGAGAGCATTTTTCACCATCAGGTGTGGGACCCGAAAActtatacttttccagaaatcgaggtaagaaacttttacaactgtcccttctgtacccacatggtaaacgattTTCGCCGCCTGCACCGACAgcccaacggccaaggtaactgcctGAGAataggagaacccgggttcgaatctcgaagaaactgtattcattcacaaaacgtatttcattcggggCTGTAACGACGGAAAAAccactacatgtatccgcgaggttcgcggcagcctgatgacggaaaacaactctttccgattgacttctataaggttcatgctggacaccttcactcttccaggttcacaactacaaTATGACGAataggcaaccgggacaacataactctctccgcgtgcattctgtcccgtgcctcgctgtaaacaagcgtcgcgcggttggctatctgcggtccctcgtgaggaattcgcagcattcttactcggagttgttttcatgtgacaaggcttgaaAGTTTCATACTTTACTAACTGACGGCGTTCggaaaattagtttgcctaccttattattatcattccttattgatttacttaccttattaaaccTCCTATCCAtacaattgagatatggaaaaatacaagcgAAAGGAATGGCATCCGCTAGCTTTCtttgagattcgaacccgggttttccgattcccagccacttACCTCGTCCGTTGCGCTAttggtgctgtcggcgaaaagcgtttaccatgtagGTACAGAagaggcagttgtaaaagtttctttcctcaagTTGTGGAAAAGTTTGTGTTTGCGgtccccatacctgatgatgaaaaatgctctatttacaattatctatcgatcgttccaattttgagtcgattactCGTCAtagcctttaggggtgattttctcaaaattgcgggggtgttcaCCCAAAATAtgttagattccttcgttttaggttgtatacaagcgacctgccaaatccgaggcgaatcggttggccgtgcctgaggccttccccttgttagtagtGCAATACGACACTGCAGGGAACATCAGGCCGATAAGTTCGTGACGTTTCTGAAGACTTAACGTGGAAGGAGAAGGTACCACGTATAAAAAAAATCTTCACTTACTCGtatttcaccctgtatataaaacaacgatcaaaaattttctgtttgagGTCATTGCTGCTACACATATGCAATGTAGCATGACTCCGATGCAGATATGTAAGTACTGAAACGCAGGCACGGGATTAGTGTGACTTTCGTGCCTTTCTGACGTGTATGCAATAAATATGGAAACGTGAATTAtgtcgacgttattaccaaatgcgtccaaacagaaccaTGGAGCTGTTATTCTTTTCTAGCCTGCTGCAgtggacatccatcggagaataaaACTGTGCATGGCCAGAAAATCTGTCGAAAATCATCGTTGTGGAAAGGTGCGCTGCTCCTTCATGAAACACACGCACCTATATTGCAGACGACGTAACGCTGAAGTTATGACAACTTGCGTGGGAGACACGCCAGCACCCACCCTACAGACCTGATATCTGCCCAACACGCCTTTAGTCCCTTAGAAAGAGGCAATCATGTGCAGCAGGCACTTACGAACTACTTCAAACAGCAGGTCACGGTGCTTTACCATAggggtatcttcagcctggtgtATCGGTGGGACGATTGCCCTATTGCTTAaggcgattttgtctgattggcatggCACACCGATTCTGACCGGACCCCCTTAGAACAGAAACTTTCTGATCTCCGAgatcatacatatatatatatatatatatatatatatatatatatatatagagagagagagagagagagagagagagagaaacacattaACTTAGTTATCTTCTAATGTAGTTAGTTATTCCGTACCTGAGGACGGCGACTTCGGCGTTGTTGACGTCTTCGTTTCATCCTCTCTCTCCCCCCAGAATATCCTTTCTATTGGGGCGAACTCTTCGTCCTCTGCAACACAAGAAGAGGTACCATAAGAAGCGTGTACAAAACTTTCTGCGTTTGACTTTAAAAGCTAGTGCGGGACAAAGAACAAGGAAAATTTTCAGGAGCACAGGTGTTTTCAAGAAATTAGATTGCGGAAGTTACTTTGTGCATTACATACGACACCAGGGCTTGGCTCTTTAAAATAGTGATCGAAACCTCCGTAACGTATTATTaaggaatacatccaggaaacaaTGTCAAAAACTTATCGTAATAATATGCGAGTAACATGAGTCCTTTCATAGATTCCGCCATTTTTTATCTCTGAGTAATGGATAATGTCTCAATAAACCGTAAAAGCTGCTTTTCGGTATAAGATTTCCGGAGTTCTTTTCAGATAACTGGAATTAGTGTTGAAGATTCAATCAAGccttttgtatcttcctacagccaaaACGCAGCTATACATATGTTGCTGTATTGCAGTTTAACAATGTTAAACATATTAATCTCAGCACACTGTCTCTTGGCCCAACTCCCGTTTCAGTCTAGTTCTCTCAGCAGACTACAAGGGAAACACAGTATATGGTTCTTCCGCATAAGACAAACATTTGAAACGTATTCCTCAACGCATTTAAAATTGCGCATTCATTGGAGGTATATGTGGTGCCACTTTgcgtattatttttttatttatgtgaagTTTCTTCCTCACATTTCTAGAACTATGTGAGGCAAAGCACACTGAGTGCGTCAATACATACCGAAACATATTCACAGTAAGAGAgaacatgattttttaaaatatgaacgtgTACCAGTCTTAAGGAGATACTTTAATTTCATATTCTCTCAACTGTGGCCATGCATACAGTCGCGTAACAGAGTAATTAAATCTAATGCAAAAATGTAAATAGAAGGTTAACACATCCATGTAACTTAAATAACATAGAtgtttacttcaattttttaattATAGCTGTTACTTACATTATATCATATTAAATGTTGAGTTCTAAAAAATTTAACTGTTACTTGTCAAGTTATTTTTCTGAGGGACAAAAATGAGCAGGAGAGAAGAGAAATAGGACAAAAAAGGTACAAGAGGAAGAAAGAAAAACTGACAGAGGAAGTGGAAGGAAGAATGAGGCAATGCAGGTCTATACGCCTAAAATGTTAATGGAACTACTAGTAACGGTACGCTTCAAACGTAAGTTAAGGAATTAGTATGTTTCTTTGGAAAGTATTGTTTTAAGGAAAAGAGTTATAGAGCCAATTGTTAGGAAGGTAAATCGTCGGTTAGTCAACAATAAAACTTGTTAATATAGGATTATATCGTCAAAAACGCacaaataattttagttttgttaagCACAAATACAAAGTTCTTTTACGCTTTACACTATTCTTGTTGATATACCTCTGTGCCTGGTCATCTCCGCACGCTCTGGTGCTAAATCTGTATCCTCCTCCCCGTCATCGAGTGTCGATGTTGAAAAAGGCAACAAATTTGCGGAAGTATCTTCACCGAATATGTATCCCATTTTTGAAATGTATCTCTTGAGATACTGTAGAATGGGATCAGCGTCCTTCTCGGCTTCAGATTCCCCTACAGAGAATGAAATACCATCAGAAACTAATTTACGTGCGATTTAGACAGACTGCTTCAAGAGGAAAAAGAACAATTAAGAAATAAGAACTTGCGGCTAAAACGGAACGTGCGTGCGCAGTTTTGAATGTTAGTAACATGCCTTAGCACAGCGAAGCAATAAGCTATGCAGCGTGTTAGTAAAAGCAGTCGTCACCCTCAAACGTTAATTTGGAcgcgacaatttttttttctatgcGTGGCCCTCGTAGAAATGTTGTCAGCTTATTTTCCCTCCGTGCTATCTGTGAAGAAACCAGTCCAGCAAATTTGCGGGAAGATGCAAGCGGACCATTTTAAAGTTGACGTAATATCTGATTAGTGATATTTCTCACTACATTCAAACAAAGGGCTCTGTAGACAGATCAGACTACAGCAGCTATCGGAAAGTCTTCGGAGTTTCTCGGTCATGAGCTATTAAGATTATGTTTACAGACAGTCAATCTGTTGAAAATAATGTATCAGCACCGCACTACAGTCCCTGTCAGATACGAATTAACACCTATGTTCACTTCTGCCAGCAGTTTATTCGATAAACAGAAATTATACAAGAACACGAGCAAATCACCAGAACAGAACGCACGAGTGTAGAAGGCTGATATCACAGCCTAGCGCGGCGCTAAATATTTGTAGAAAACTGGGATATCTTACATACTTGTAATATGACAGCTTAGTACTTGTTCAGCGTATGCGAGAAATGATGTTGGAATGATATCGCAGACAGTGTTCAACATTAATTGTTGTAGCATTAAAGAGCAAGGTCGCAATGGCTACGCTGCTAACGAACTTAACGACAGAAACAGAGCGAAATTTTTATACAGGCCGTAAACGGtaaactgtttacaacgtaccaccgTGGTATAGAGAAAGTCAAGACTAGCAAATTTATAGGCTACTGGGCCGCCTGTGATCTTTCTTCTCGGGAATATACCTCAAAATTTTGTAAGTTTATCTCGAAATACTGTAAAACTGCGGCCTCTGGCTAAAATACGCCCCagaatgaaatgaaacaaaatattatattcATCTTTGATATCTGAGACTAACAGTTTAAGCGTAGAGATCGAAATGATATCAAAATCTCGCGCGACACGCATACGCTGGACCTTGGGTGGTTTTTGTAGGCCCGTTTAAGGTACTTTTCATACATGTTTGACGACAAGTGGCCTGTATGAAATTGTTAACCTCGAGTTCCTGACAGTACTTTCTTACGATGTGAAAAATTATCGCTTACACCTTGCACAGAACGAACAACACTTTTCTAGCGCGCCAAGGGAAGGATACACGGCTCAACGCAGGCTGCCGGTACGACTGGTCTCGCAATATGTCCGTGACACAGAATCGTCGTAGGAATCACGGGTTTATGAAATCCGACAGTGGTTGTCGGTGGGCCCTTGTGGCCCTCTGAGAACCGGGTTACTGGCGACAGCGCGGGCCAGGAAGGTCCTGTGGCGAGGGACAGTATTCTGCGTGTGGGAAGCGGGACAGCTCCCACAATCTTCGTAGGAATAAACACTGGGACTGTCTCTTGCATTCCTTGCTTGCATTCGTGTTCGTTCTGCATCTTCTCCCAGAAAATAAGTTGTAAATGCGAATCGAGCGCATTCATATAGCTAACTCACCAGTTGCAGATCAAGAAAATGGCAAGCTTCTATTTAATGATAGGGAAACGGAAAATTGTTGTCTGTCTACTGCAGAGAATGCTTCAGAAACAGATGTATACCTTAAACTGAAAGAACGGCTCAAGTGTGAGATCCGTATCACACCTATTTAAGAGGGATCTTGGAGCGTATACAAAGACGAGTAGAGTCAACAGTCAGTAGTCAGTCTGACTAGTGTCACTAAACGCTAAAAATGGAACCTGCGCAGCTCTCCTGATCGCACAATTTGAAATAATGTGTGTTACGTCCATGATCCACCAACGTTCTGCTGCCAGATGGCAACATGcaagtcgaactgttcgtgtcagTTACCTATACCTTAAAAACCATCTGCTTGCACGCTGTTTTAGGCTGACACGAACGTGGAACTTAGAATACAATTTTGACAACTAACTGCTATGAGCCGGCGAAGCTTACACTCCAACGTAGAGGTTTATTTTCGTACAATTTGGTTTACCTGCCTCCGCGTTATGAGTTGCAGTGCTACTCACTGAGCGACACGGAAGCAGATAGTAAGTTTCGCAAACCACAACTTAAGTTAGCATTATTTCAGTTCGTACCTGAATAAGTTAGGCGGTTAACAGCATCGCCTGCGAAATGTAGAGCTAGTTCAGTTCTTCGTTGAACGCGCAACATACGGTGAACCGGCTGCATCGGGTCGTATAGAAACAGTATTGCCGAAGTTTCGGGAAAGTTGtcgaaagtaataaaaaataactaGCGTACTAGATAATTGACGGAAACTTACAGGGAAGAAGAGGTAAGAAAAGTCGTAAGTACTACCATAATAACTTCAAGATGAAGCGGTTTTGGCTCctcgtttttccttctttttatacGTCAGCCATGCAAACTGACAGGACAGTTAAACGATAATGAATAAATGTTGTTTGCTTCCTGTTGCACAATTTTAGGTGCAAAGTGAAGTCTAACTAAATATGGAAATAATAATGCTATTCCTTGAATAATAAGAACGATGACAAAAAAAAGGCATCAAATCACTGCACAGAAAAAATAAAGGCAGACGAGGTCCCCGAAAAATTTTTGACTCGGGAAAATGTAGGAAAGTAGAGGGCGTTAATGGTAGGAAAGTAGATAGAAAGGTTTATgacatgtaaatgtagaaaaacagTTTCGCAAGAAAATAATTCCGGCCAGACAGTCACCCAGTGGGTTATGCAGTTTTCTCAGTAAATTTAAGGCTATAAACGGATTGGTTCGTTCCATATTCACACACTCTCTTGATAAGAAGCATCAGCTAACACTCTTCAAACCGAGGACTGTCTTGTGTTCACTCTAGTCCGGCACACAGGCTTCGTCACGAATGACCACGCCCGGTGCGCGACGCCCAACACCATGGCGATGCCTCTAAGGCAGCAAAGATTCACGTACGCTCTCGAAAACAGCCTGGCACACGTCCGTCGCTGTCGAAACGCCCCACTTAAGCCGCATCATCTCGCGACTATTATCACCCCATTATTTGCACGCAAACAACTCTAATTTTAGTGTCATTCGAGTGTCGCATCTGAGCTCTTAAGGCGCAAACAATGGCGCATGGCTTAGGTTAATCCGCACCTCATTCTGCCGTCCCAAGagaacagtatttctttccaggcaGCGGTGGCTGCAAGAACGGCACGGCATAGTTCCAGGCCACCAGTTAGTCAGCTTTTGCATAACTAAAACCCAGAAATACTAGAGACGAGCTGCCAGAGTGAAGTAAGCAGGCTGCGAGGTGGCGGGAATCCAAATGAACCAGCCGGTGCTCCAACAAGCGCCAACAGATATGGGGACGCTGCGTCCTTTACAACCACATTTTAACGGATTGAGTTGCGACTGGGTAACAGAAAACTAAAGGCATCAGACAACTAGAAAGTCACCGAACCAAACTGTTGTCTACTAGAAACAATTCTATCAAATACGAAAGGACTGAAAGGCGTCTTAAAACGAACAAATGAACTTCAGTTTCTACGTAAGCAGTTGGGACGCATCGAAAGTGTAACTAACAACAAGAAGATCAAGACTTTTCCAGGCCGACAATTGCGGAAGCGCAACGGGCACCTGTAGGTCGAAGAACGAATTGCAAACATCAGCAAGAACATGATTAAAATGTTACAGATTTATtgacgaaatatttgaaagcatttGAGATTGTCTTTGTGGGTGCAAGAtttagacttttttcttgtttcaggTGCCACGGCCAAAGATTTATTTAGAACTATTCCACTCTCGACTCGGTTTTTATAAAATCACTGTTATTGACACGGCGATCAGTTGACTATTTAAGAGTATATGAGTGAGTATTTGGAAAAGGCTAACGACG
This region includes:
- the LOC126473605 gene encoding uncharacterized protein LOC126473605 isoform X1 — protein: MTSTPREGRPWNWWQLVFFLLVVVTPLMFSAALATPVQPDGESEAEKDADPILQYLKRYISKMGYIFGEDTSANLLPFSTSTLDDGEEDTDLAPERAEMTRHREDEEFAPIERIFWGEREDETKTSTTPKSPSSDGNDKPKQLDPWSLVWYIGSFGGLVAFFLAVSCSECCCHKPAGSQAAGAAGGAGAGLDEPPRLPAVAEGPPPPPYSMFAPPPYDSLCYGVTDEKDKLEVFVVPVPVHSAGVSPQSAYTHTHSYSQSHSQPP
- the LOC126473605 gene encoding uncharacterized protein LOC126473605 isoform X2, which translates into the protein MTSTPREGRPWNWWQLVFFLLVVVTPLMFSAALATPVQPDEDEEFAPIERIFWGEREDETKTSTTPKSPSSDGNDKPKQLDPWSLVWYIGSFGGLVAFFLAVSCSECCCHKPAGSQAAGAAGGAGAGLDEPPRLPAVAEGPPPPPYSMFAPPPYDSLCYGVTDEKDKLEVFVVPVPVHSAGVSPQSAYTHTHSYSQSHSQPP